ATTAATCCTAGCGGGTATTTTGTTCGCTATTGGTCTATGCGGTGTGATGGTTCGGCGCAATTTTTTGTTTATGCTAATGAGCCTTGAGATCATGATGAATGCAGCAGCACTAGCGTTTGTAGTGGCGGGTAGCCGTTGGGTTGATCCAGATGGACAAATTATGTTTATCTTTATTTTGACATTAGCAGCAGCTGAGGCAGCCATCGGTTTGGCAATATTACTACAGTTTTATCATAAGCGTGGGCATCTCGATGTCGATAGCGCCAATGAGATGAAAGGATGATGTCATGAGTTTATTACCATTAACCTTTATATTCCCGCTCATTGGCTTTTTAATTTTAGCCTTTATGCGTGACAAATTAAGCGAACAGGCAGCAGCGTTCGTCGGCGTCGGTAGTATGTTGCTATCAGCACTATGTACACTGGTTGCCAGTTACACTTTTTTGACGGTTAATCCAGCAGGT
The nucleotide sequence above comes from Psychrobacter sp. P2G3. Encoded proteins:
- the nuoK gene encoding NADH-quinone oxidoreductase subunit NuoK translates to MGMIPMSHGLILAGILFAIGLCGVMVRRNFLFMLMSLEIMMNAAALAFVVAGSRWVDPDGQIMFIFILTLAAAEAAIGLAILLQFYHKRGHLDVDSANEMKG